The stretch of DNA TCAGGTAGCTGATGAAAAAGCAATTAAAATTATTCGCAACGGCCCGGCTTGGGTAGGTAGCGCCAAACCCGAGGTGATTACTGTTAATGTGGAATTTGAGAATTAAATAATCGCTAAATAAGAGAGGGCGACAGGTTTAAACCCGTCGCCTTTTTCATATCAATACACTTAGTTATTTCTTGTTCTTATCGTAGTATGCAAATACCTTTTGCAATAATGGCGAGGTGCGCGCCGATAAGTTTTGGCGGATGTTTAACTCCTCTTGGGCTATTTCTACAAATAAACCGCTGATAGCTTTTTGGGTAACATAGTCGCTTATATCCGGGTTAACTTTGGTTACCAATGGTATTTTATTATAGGCTGCGGCGGCATCGCTGTAGTATTTGGTAGCATTTACCTTGTTTAAGCTGGCTTGTACAACCGGTTTAAAGCTGGCGGCTAACTGCATGGTAGTAGTACGTTTAAAATACTGAGTAGCGGCATCCTGGCTGCCTAATAAAATGTTGGTTACATCGGTTAACGTCATTTGTTTAATGGCATTAACAAATATGGGTTTGGCTTTACCTGCAGCATCTTCGGCAGCGCGGTTAAGCGATAGTATCACATTGTCGGCAAGTTTGCCTAAACCAATACTGCGCAGCGTGCTTTCAACCTTTTGTGCCTCAGGCGGGAAAAGTATTTTTACCGCGGCATTGGAAAAAAAACCATCAACAGCCGATAGTTGATCCGAGCTTTTGCCGGTGCCTATCTGCAGGGCCTCTTTAAGGCCGTTGTTTATTTCTAAAGTTGTAGGGTTTCCGTACTGGTTTATAGTGCTTTGTGCTACCTGGTTAAGGGTGTCGCAGCCCGATAAAAGTACAAACAGCAAAGGGATAAGGATAAGGATTTTTTTCATGCGATACCTTGAGCAAAAGTACTGCCAAGATGTGCAATGCTTTTACCAGTGCCTTACCAGCATAAATACCAGCCCGGCAATTAATGCCGATATAGGTATGGTAATTACCCATGCCCAAACAAGGTTAATGGTAACGCCCCAGCGTACCGCCGATACACGCTTAGTTAAACCAACCCCAATGATAGATCCTGTAATGGTGTGTGTTGTAGAGACAGGTATGCCAAAACGTTCGGTTATAAATAAGGTTACCGCACCAGCTGTTTCGGCACTTACGCCCTCAAGCGGGGTTATTTTGGTTATTTTAGATCCCATTGTTTTAACGATCTTCCAACCGCCAGACATGGTACCCAGCGCTATAGCGGTGTAACAAGCCAAAGGTATCCAATCGGGCATTGGGGCCGTGTTGGTTATTATTTTGGCAGCAACAAGTGTTACATATAAAATACCCATTACCTTTTGTGCATCGTTGGTGCCGTGTGCAAAGCTTAATGCCGCGGCCGATACCAGTTGCAGGCGTTTAAACCAACGCTCGGCTTCAACTGGTTTGGCCTTTTTACACAGGTGTAATATAAGTATAGTAATAAAGTAAGCTATTATTAAACCAATAAATGGTGCCAGTACAATGTAGGCTATAATGGTAAGTATGTAGTGTAAATTAACCGCATCAAGACCGTGTGCACCTAATGTAAGCGCGTTGGTAATACCTGCGCCCGCAAAGCCACCTATAAGCGTGTGCGATGAGCTGGATGGTATACCAAACCACCAGGTAGTTAAATTCCAGGTGATGGCGGCGATTAGGCCGGCCAGTATAACGTGCATGGTAATAAATTCTTCGTGCACAATTTTAGCTACGGTGTTAGCTACTTTGTGGTCTTTTATAAAGAAGTACGCGGCAAAGTTAAATACAGCCGCAAGCAATACCGCCTGGAAAGGTGTAAGCACTTTGGTTGATACTACTGTAGCTATAGAGTTGGCAGCATCGTGGAAGCCATTTGTATAATCAAATATCAGCGCAAGGGCAACAACAGCAACTAAGAGGGTGGTAACCATTTAATTAATGATAAGGGTTTGCTTAGGCGTTTTTAACTAATATAGATTCCATTACATTGGCAGCATCTTCGCACATATCTGTAGCGGTTTCTAAAGCGGCTAATATCTCTTTATATTTTATTAGGCGTATAGCGTCTGTTTCGTATAAAAACAAATCGGCAACGGCACGGTCAAACACATAGTCGGCCTGGTTTTCAACGCTGTTAATACGAATGCACGAGTCGGCAATGGCGCGCACATTTCTTAAGTCTTTCAGTTCTCTTACTGCTTTTTCCAGATCGCCGCTGGCTTGCAATATCAGGTCAGATAGTTTACGTATGTGCTCGTTAAAATCGTCGATTTTGTACAGGTTCATGCGGTTTGCAGCACCGTGTATATAATCGGCAACATCGTCAATAGCTGTTGCTAAAGCGTGTATATCTTCGCGATCAAACGGGGTGATGAAGTTTTTACCAAGCTCCAGGTATATCTGGTGAGTAAGCTCGTCGCCTTTGTTTTCCAGTTTATCAATCTGCCTGAACAATTCGTCCTGCGTAGCAGGATTGGTTGAGTTTACGGCCTCTACTAAAATAGTAGCCATAGTAACTACGTTACTTGCTGCCTGCTCAAATAAAGGGAAGAATGTTTTTTTATCCTTTGGGACAAAGTACTGGAATATACTGTTTAGTGACATCGGCGTATTAAATTTTGGTAAAGGTACGCTTGCAATGTTAAGTTAATGTTAACTTTTTAAAACAGGTATATTAGGAAATGGTAAACTTTGCTTCGCTTTTTGCAGCGTAAAACCGAAAGTTGAGCCCATACCTTCGGTGCTGCGCACATTAATGGTTTGCTGGTGGGCCTCCATAATATGCTTTACAATGGCCAAGCCCAGCCCCGATCCGCCAATTTGCCTCGAGCGGCTGGTATCGGTACGGAAAAACCGTTCGAACAAACGTGGCAGGTATTTCTCTTCAATACCTACACCGTCATCAGTAACCTCTACCAGCACCTGTTCGTGCAGCGTAAATATACTTACGGATGTGTTGCCGCCTTCTTTACCATATTTAAAAGAGTTATCTATCAGATTAACCAGCACCTGCCTTATTTTTTCGCGGTCGGCATTTACATAAATACCGTCATCATACTTTTGCTTAAAGGTTAGCTTAATATTGTGCTGCCTGGCTTTCATCTCCAGCGATTCAAAAACCTCTTTTATCAGGTCGTTTATTTTAAACTTGCTGTAATTAATAGGTATCTCGCCCGATTCCAGTTTAGATATTTCGTCAAGGTCTTTGATCAGGTAACTCAGGCGGTCAACGTTTTTGGCGGCTTTATCTAAAAAGTTAGCGGCCATTTCCGGGTCTTCAAAACCATCGTCTTGCAGGGCCTCAATATAACCTTGTATAGCAAAAAGCGGGGTTTTAAACTCGTGCGATATGTTGGATAAAAAATCGCGGCGAAATTTTTCCTGCTTGCGCAACTCATCTATCTCGCTCTTTTTTTGGATGGCCCATTCTTTTACTTCCTGCTCCACATCGTTAATAGGGTCGGCGCTAACATGCTCGCCAAGTGCATCGCGCAGGTCGCGGCCAAGCTTAAGGTTATGTATAAGCTTATATATGAGTTTAATTTTTGAGTAAACGTATTTTTCTATAAGATAATAAAAAACAATATAACTGGTAACAAAGCTTACAAAAAAGGTGATAGCCATATCGTACCACTTGTGCTGAAAGTAGTAGTTTACTGCCGATAGCGTAATAGCAACAGCAGCGGCATTTATAAGAATGAGTACACGCAACTTCATAGCATAAAGTTAGCGTTTTGGCAGATATAATTTGGTAAAACCCGTAGCTAAAAAACAGCCGTATAGGTTATCTTTTTGTTAAGCCAATAAGATGATTATTATTTATCTTTTTAATACAGTAACTATATTCCAAGGCCTTGTCAGGAGGGCCTGTCCGGGCTAATTACTTTGTCACTTCTGCAGTTACAAGAACGGTGGCTTCATCGCCCATGGTAAGGCTGTTACCGCCAATACCAAAATCGGCACGTTTTATTTTAAAGCTGCCTTTAAAGGTGCTCGTATTGCCATTTGGGGTATAGCTAAAAGGCACATCTACTTGTTTGGTTTTGCCTTTTATAGTTAAGTTAAATTGCCCTACGTAATTGCTGCCCTTTTGCTTAAACCCAACCGACGACATAATGATCTTTGGGAATACAGCGGTATTAAAGTAGTCCTCGCCCCGCAGGTGTTCGTCGCGTAGGTTGTTATCAGTATTTATAGTGGTAGCGTCAACAGTAGCATCAATATTACTGGCGGCTAAATTTGCCGGGTCAAACTTAATATTGGCTTGCAGGCCGCCTAATTTGCCCCCGGTTTTTATACCCAGGTTTTTGATCTCGAATGTGATGGCCGATTTGCTTACATTACTTTCTACTTGTGCAAAAGCGGTATTTACTATTATTAATAAGGCTATTGCCAGCAAATATCTTTTCATTCCTGATATGACGTGTTTTTGTGTGGGAGGTTTAACCGCATGCGTTTATTAAAATTCTACATGTGCCCTTAACGAGAAGACGTTAACCGGTCCTCTGTCTTTATTATAAGCCGGATTGGCTATAAACTGGTAATCGGGTGTTAACCAAAGTTTGCCCTGGTAGGCGTTTATCTTGTAATATAACTCGGCAACCAATTCGGTGCTATAATTTAATTTGCCATCGCCAATAATAAAGCCGTAACCACCTGCGGCCAAATATTCCTGATGTGGTTTTGATATACCATTACCTACAAAGGCAAGGCCTAATTCATCATCCTTGCGGCTCCATGATGCGCCCTTAAGGACCGCCCCTAAACTTACCGAGCGGTCAATTTCAGTAAAGGCCCAAGTCTCGGTTTTGCCATCGTTATAGCTTGCTTTGGCAAATACGCCAAAATCCTTGCTAAGGTATTGGTCGGCGCTTATACCAAAACCATATTTGTGGCGGCCATATTGTATATCGGTATTAATATCGGGTGCGGTAGGGTTTTGTGCAATAGCATTTCGGTATATGCCCATTTTGCCATTATTGCGAAAGCCTAATACCCTAATTGTACCCTTTTGGCCGTTAAGCATAAAGCGTTTTTCATACTCCAGTGTTTGGGTGTTGGCTTTACCCAGGCGTTGATCCCAAATAGCACCGTTTGCCTGCGTAGTGGTCATGGTGAAGGCAAAACGCAGCGCCCAGGTTGGCTGACCAAGTTCGGCCATGGCGCCCATTACATAACCGCGGGTATTGGCCGGGTAGTCCCAGGCAGCATTATCCATTAAACTCCAGTTCATAAATTGCGAGCGGGCATCGTGGCTAAATTCGTTGCCGTCAAAAAAATCGGCCATGCCAAATTTACCTACTGTAACATTGAAGTAGCGTTTGCTTTTAAGCCCGGCCAATTGGTTTACGTCATCGGTAAGCGTGTCTTTGTCAGTTCCCCACTCAAAATTTTGGCTAAAGTACAGGCGGGCAATGTATATTTTAGGTTCGGCACCACCTACCCTAAAGGTTTCGCCATTGGGGAAACCGGCTATGCCCAGTGTTTTGCTAAGGCCGGCGCCGCCACTCATTTCGGGGTTAAAGTATGCCGAAGCGCCTTTCCATAAACGTGCACCGCCAAAAAAAGTAGTGGTAAGCGATGTTTGCGTTTCTGATGCTGTTGAAAGGCTGTTTGCCCCGGTATAATCGGCGCTAAACGATGGCTTGTATTGGGTAATAACCGTTTGCTGGAAATGGAAATTAAAGCGTTGGTTTTTAATGGTATCCTGTGCGTTGGCAAACTTTGCAAATAATATTAAAGTGAAAAGCGAAAGTAAAGTTTTATTCATGCTGATGGAACGATAGAATATAGGATTTTAGTTTATTAGTAATGTATTTAATTGTTAGCTTGTTATAGAACTTGTTAAGTAATAAAATAAACTTGTACTTTTATCAGCCAGCATTTACCTTATAGCAGATATTATTATGCCTATTGCCGACAAAAGTATTAAAGTTTTTAGATATGATATTAATGCTTTAAGAGCGCTTGCCATATTGGGCGTTTTGCTATTTCATTATAAAATACCACATTTTGCAGGCGGCTTTGCAGGGGTTGATGTTTTTTTTGTGATATCGGGCTATTTAATGAGCAAGATCATTATTACAGGCGTTAATAATGGATCATTTTCGGTTTTAGACTTTTACGGCAAGCGTGTAAAACGCATCATTCCTGCTTTAGTTTTCGTGATCGGTATAATTACCCTTGCGGGTTTCTTTTTTTATTTCCCGATTGATTATCAGCTTAACGAGTTAAATGCAGCTGCCAGCCTGACATTTTTATCAAACATATTATATTTTAAAACCACTAACTATTTTGCCACTGGTGCAGACGATAATATATTATTGCATACCTGGTCACTATCGGTAGAGTGGCAGTTTTATTTACTTTATCCTTTTTTGATCATCGGGTTAAATAAGCTGATCAAAAACAAAGCAGCATTTTTTGCCCTGTTTACAGCCGTTACCTTAGCCATTTTTTTAGGTGCCATCAAATACACTAAAATTGATGCTACAGGGTCGTTTTATTTGCTACCCAGCCGTAGCTGGGAGATGTTTTTTGGCGGTATAGCTTTTTTAGGCGAAGGTTACTTAAAAGAGTTTAAGTATAAAAAGCTTTTTGCCCTACTGGGTTACGCATTAATAATATTTTGCCTCATGTTTTTTAGGAGTGCCATGCCCTGGCCCGGCAAATACACTTTTGTTCCTGTTTTTGCAACAGCAGTTGTTATACTTTGCAACTATAACAACTTTACTTTTCTAAAGCACGAAAGTATACAGTTTATTGGCCGCATATCGTACTCATTGTACCTATGGCACTGGCCTTTATATGTAAGCGCACAGTATTTAGGGGTGCGTATGGGGCCGTTATCAACTACCGTATTAATATTACTTTCAACAGGTATGGCCTACGTATCTTACCATTTTGTAGAGTCAGTGCCTTTTAAAAGCAATCTACGCGTAATAAGCTGCGCGGCTGCCTGTGCGTTACTTGCTTTTTGCTTTAGTAGTTATAACCTTAATTACATAGCATTTAAACCTAAGGCGGTTGTTTTATCAGGCTACAGGCAGTTGCGCGCAGATGAACGCCGCGAGCAATATAGTACTGATGTATGCTTTATTACCAGTAAAACAGCAAGTAAATTAAATAAAAGCTGCCTTGCTATTGATGCACAAAAGCATAACGTACTACTAATTGGCGACAGCCATGCCGCCCAATATTCGGCATCGCTGCGCGAGGCTTTGGTGTCAAAAAATATTAATTTACTACAGGCCACCGCCAGTGGGTGTTATCCGTTTGTAAGGCCTAATGGTTTAACCCGCTGCAAAAGTATAATGGAGCATATTTACAAAGATTTTATTGTTAATAAACAAAACAAAGTTGACGGGGTGTTCCTGTCTGCCAATTGGATAAACACAGTAACAGGTAAAGATTCATCAGGCCTGATAAAAGACCTGAACAGTACTATCGATTACTTCGAAAAATACCACATCAAGGTAATCATCATAGGGCAAAACGAAACCTATACCATGACTTATCCCTTGTTGGCTGCCCGCGAAACACAATATAATATTAGCATAAGCCGCAAATACCTTAATCAGAATGCTGCTAAGATGGATGCATTTTTAGCTAAACATTTTAAGCCTAACTATATATCCGTTTATAACTATGGGGCAACGCCGCCTTCATCTGCAAACTATAGCCCCTACATGTCTGATAGAAATCATTTTAGCAAATACGGGGCCGATTTGACGGTTAAAAGGATATTGGCTGATACCACTACCGCTAAATTTTTAAGCTACATTAATAGTAATACGGCGGCAGCAAATTAGGCGCCTACTTCGGTATAAAACTGTTGCAGGTAGCTTTCCATAAAATTATGCCTTTGCTGTGCCAGTGCTTTGCCTGTTGCAGTGTTCATTTTATCTTTTAGCAGCAACAGCTTTTCGTAAAAATGGTTAATGGTAGGCGCGGTGGTATTTTTATACTCTTCCTTGCTCATATTTAAATTAGGCCTTAGCTCCGGATTGTATATTTCGCGGCCTTTAAAGCCACCATAAGTAAAGGCACGGGCAATACCAATTGCCCCAATAGCATCCAGGCGGTCGGCATCCTGTACTATGGCTAATTCGGGCGAGTGAAAAGTGACTTTGTCAAAACCGGCTTTGAACGACATATGCCTAATGATCTGCTGTACATGGGTAACGGTCTCTGCTGGCAGGCGTATGCTTTCTAAAAAGCGGCCAGCTGTAGCAGGGCCTATCTCTTCATCTCCATTATGGAATTTGCTGTCGGCAATGTCGTGCAGCAATGCGGCAAGTTGTACCACCAATATATCGCATGTTTCGGTTTGGGCTATGAGCTTAGCATTGGTGCAAACGCGCTGTATGTGCCACCAGTCGTGGCCGCCTTCGGCATCTTTTAGGGTTTGCTGCACAAAGGTTACGGTTTGGTTAATAATGCCGGCGTTATCCATTACTTGCTTTTTTGCAAATATATTACGCCGGCATTATAATCCGTATTTATTTTCCTTAAGCAGCTTCTTTAACGTTTATTAGTTCCATCAGTTCTGTTTCCAGTATATCGGCTATCTGGAAAAGCCGCTCCAACGTTATTTTGGTATAGCCCAGTTCAATTTTACTGTAAGCGTTTTGCGAAATGTGCAGCTTGGCTGCCAGGTACTCCTGTGTGTAGTTCAGCGTTTCGCGCTTATTACGAATGTTGTAGGCAACTTCTTTTACTTTCATATCCCAGGTCTTCATTAATATTATAACTGTATTGGCTATACTAACGAGGTTTTACAACCTGCGGATTTATAATTTTTTAGTTTTTGTGAAATTTTTTTTCGAAAATGATACGACAGGTGAAAATGCCGTAACGGAACCTACAACTTGCTGTAAGGGTTTCCGTAATTATTTGGCATCGTATTTAATCACCACTGCCGGTAACAAAGTTGCCGAATTAAGTGGCATTTGATCTAACGATACAATTGGTTTGCGGTTTTTATAGTATGCGTAGGCTGCATTTTGCACCTCTTCCAGCCCCGTAGCCGGATTACGGAAACTGATAGAAAAAGGCAAAATAAAATCGTGAAACTTCTCTTTATTAGGTATTATCCATTTTTTTGATGATTTCTTAAGTGCCTCAATAGCAGGCAGCGTAAGCAGGTAATCATCGGCGTAGTAAATCACTATTTTTTGTACGTTACCGTTTAAATCGGCAGTAAACTTAATAATTGCCATACCGGTGGCCTTTTTCTTGATGATATCGGGGCTAACGGTTAAGCTATCTTTAAAAAAGCGGTCCATAACACTACCACCACCCTGAAAAGGAAATGCCAGTGCACCTTCCTGCGCTTTACAGTAAACAGTTGATAATAAAAGTAATAACGTGATCAGCTTCTTCATTTAGTCTTCTTTTGGTTCGCGTTTGCTGCCTTCATACAGCTCATATTCAAATAAGCGGCAATCTAATTTGCCATTGTAAAACTCAATTTTGCGGGCCGCCTTTAAACCTATTTTTTTAGCCAGATCGGCGTTGCCCGTAAATACGTAGCCACGGTACCCCAAGCATTTCTTTTTAAGGTAGTCGCCCATTCGCTTATAAGTTATTTCCAGTTTGGTGTGCACGCCTAAACGTTCGCCATACTCGGGGTTAAACATTACAATGCCCGGCTCTTGTGGTACTTCTGTATCTTCAAAATCACAAACGTAAAAGTCTATTAAATGTTCTACACCGGCAGTATTTGCGTTCTTTCGCGATATATCAATGGCATCCTCAGATATATCGGTAGCTATAATTTTAAATCCTAAAGCCTTCTTGGCTTTATCTTTAAGTTTACGACGTTCTACAAAAAACACCTGTTCATCATAGCCCATAATATGCATAAAGCCATAATTCATCCGAAATAGCCCCGGGTGTTTATCGGTTGCCAGCAATGCAGCTTCTATAGCTAAAGTGCCTGAGCCACACATCGGGTTAATAAAAGTGCTGTTTCTGTCCCAATTGGTTGCCATAATGGTTGATGTAGCCAAGGCTTCAAGCATTGGGGCCTTGCCCGGTATTTTACGGTAGCTGTGCTTGGCCAGAGTTTCGCCCGATGTATCAATGTAAATGTCGGCCTTGTCATCCTGCCAATATAGGCTGATAACGGTTTTGTTAGCATCCGCACCCGAGTTGGGGCGTATGCCTTTTTGCGCTTTAATACGATCTACAATAGCATCTTTAACCTTTACATTGGCAAAAAGCGGGGTTAGTATATGCTCGTTGTTCACATTTGATGTTACCGAAAAATAGCCGGTAAAGTCAATTAGTTTTTCCCATTCTATTTGTACTAATTCGTCGTAAAGCTGCTTCGGATCCGCCGCTTCGAAGCTCTTTAGCAGGTAAAGTACCTGGCTTGCACAGCGTAAATTAAGGTTTAAGGCTATTGTATCAGTTACAGTCCCCTGTAATTCAACTCCGGTTTGAAAAACGCGTGTTGGTTTAAAGCCCAATGCTTCAACTTCCTGCTGCAGGTAAGGCGAAAGCCTTTTGTTGCAGGTAATAATGATTTTACTCTCGGTGTGGAAAACTTGCATAATAATTTTGCGAATTTATGAATTAAATACGCCCCATTTTAAATTCATACTATTAACTTTACATTTTAAACATTTTCTGCAATTATGGAAGTTAAAGGTAAAGTACATGAAGTATCGGCAACACAACAGGTTACCGAGTCGTTAAAGAAGAGAGAACTGATACTTGAATACATCGAGAACCCTCAATATCCCGAGTATTTAAAGTTTGAAGCTATACAGGATAGGTGCAATTTATTGGACAATGTTAAGGTTGGCGACGATGTTGAAGTGTTCTTTAACTTAAGGGGCCGCCCCTGGACTGATAAATCGGGCAAAAAATCTTATTTCAACTCGTTGCAGTTGTGGAAGATCAACGCTTTATCAAGCGCGGGCAGTGCTTCGGCACCAGAGTATGCAGCCCCTGCCGATATCAGCTCAAGCCCTGATGACGACGATCTGCCGTTTTAATTAGTTATCAACTTAAAATACAAAGGCCTTTCATTTATTAAATGAAAGGCCTTATTTATTATTGATTTTATTGGGGAAGGTGATACTTAATCTTCTTTAACAATGCGCTTAACGGCAATATCTGCACCTTGCTTAACCTGCAGGTAGTAAATGCCATTCATAGGCAGGTTTACTTTCTTGATAAAATCTCCTGCAACAGCCTTGTCGGTCCACAACACTTTACCATCGCTATCGCTAAGTTTTACGTCCGCATTGGCTTTAAGTGTAAGGTTAAAACTAAAGGTAGTTTTCCCGGTAGAAAATTCAGGCGTAAGGCTCAGGTCGTTTAAGGTTAATGCGGCTTTTTCAACGCCTGTAATGCTTTTTAGTTTTTCCTTCGGCGCATCAGATACCCTAAAGCTGATGTGTGTACTAATGCCATCATTGTCTGTATTTATATAGTTAAAGTTTTGGGTATTGCGGCGGTTAAACTCAAAACGATCATTTAGATCCCTTTTCATCATAATATCGCGGTTAACGTTCATCTTAAGCTGCGGTTGCATTTCAAACTTATAATCAAATGCACCGGCGGGACCATCGGTGTTGTCAGATCTTTTTATATTATAAGTAAAAGTTTTGCGGGTACTATCGTTAACATCCATTTTTGATAGCATTGGTAAATCATCGCCATCACTCATATCGCGCTCTATTACTACTTCACGCGTTTTGCCATCTCCCTTGCTTCTTTTCTTAATAACAACCTGATTATTGCCTTTGTTACCATCGATTTTAATGTAGGTGGGTGGCAGGTTATTTATCTCGGAAAGGGCATCTTTTCGCTCCTGATCTGTAAGTTTTTTTATGTCTTTACCGTTTATGGTAGTGTCGCCATTAATAATTTTTATTTCGTAACTTTTTTGATTTTGGGCCAGCACTAAAGGTGGTAAGCCTAATATGGCTATTATGCTTAACGCAAATATAAATTCGAAGCCGGGTTTTAATAATTGCTTTTTCATTGCTGTACGATTTGAGGTTTAGAGCTCAAAAATAGGAAATGGTTATTAATCAATTTGTTAAATGCTTTTATATAATTTGTTAAAATTTGTTAAAAGGCATCATTGTCCGGGTAATTAAAATAATTTTGTTTTGGATTTAACATGAAAATAAAACGCTTTGGTTTATTGATAGGATTAATGGGCTTTGCCTTGCTGG from Inquilinus sp. KBS0705 encodes:
- a CDS encoding T9SS type A sorting domain-containing protein, translated to MKKQLLKPGFEFIFALSIIAILGLPPLVLAQNQKSYEIKIINGDTTINGKDIKKLTDQERKDALSEINNLPPTYIKIDGNKGNNQVVIKKRSKGDGKTREVVIERDMSDGDDLPMLSKMDVNDSTRKTFTYNIKRSDNTDGPAGAFDYKFEMQPQLKMNVNRDIMMKRDLNDRFEFNRRNTQNFNYINTDNDGISTHISFRVSDAPKEKLKSITGVEKAALTLNDLSLTPEFSTGKTTFSFNLTLKANADVKLSDSDGKVLWTDKAVAGDFIKKVNLPMNGIYYLQVKQGADIAVKRIVKED